The sequence ATTTTCGCGCTATCACCCAAGACAAAAACATTGCCTTTGCTGGATACCTACCAACTCTTGATTTTGTGGCAGCTGCAGGACGTGAAAAAACCAACAGCAACAGCACAAACAATCAAGATGTTTACCTTAACCGCACTGAAATGGCCTTCATTCTTCAGTGGAACCTTTTTCGAGGTGGTGCAGACAAGCTAAACATCAGTCGCCAAGATAGCCGCATTAGCGCTGCGTCTTATCGCGTCATGGAAGCTATCAATGAAAAAACTCTCGAGACAGCTCAAGCATACCTTGCAGCACTCAAAGAGATGAAGCTTCTTGAACTCGCTAAAGAAAACGTAGAAGTACATGACCGCCTTTACAACCAAATCCAACAACGCATTGATGCGGGCATTGGCGCACAATCTGAACTTGAGCAAGCCGCCAGCCGTTTAGCCTTGGCTGAATCAAATCTTGTTGCCACACAAAACAACTTTGATGACGCAGTGGTTAATTTTGAAAAAGTCTATGGCTCCTCTGTTAACCCCGAAGCCTTTAGTGACCCAGCTAACAGCGCAGATATTCCTGAAAACTTTGCCCTCTTGCTAGAACAAGGACAGCAAAACAACCCTTCTTTAAAAGTTCAGCGCGCCAACATTGATGTGGCAACAAAAAATTACCACATCAGCAAAGCCGCATACCTTCCTGTGATAGACTTAGAAGCTAAGCAGTCGTGGAACAAAAACATTGGGGGCGTAGAAGGAGACGATGACTCTAGCTCCATTATGTTGCGCTTTACTTACAACCTTTACAATGGTGGAGCCGATGACGCTACACATCAAAAACGCATCAGCGAACTTGCTAAAGAAAAAGAGGTCTTTAGCATGATGGAACGCCAAAATAAAGAACGCTTGGGCTTAGCGTGGAACGCGTACACCATGATTGACAAACAAATGGGCTACATTGAAAAACACCGTGACCTAAGCGAAAAAACCCTCTCGCTCTACAACGAAGAGTTTGGCCTCGGACGTCGCACCTTGCTTGATATTTTAGATACTGAAGGCGAATACTACGGTGCGCAACGTGAACTTGTTACCGCCAAATATGACAAAATTTTCGCCAAATACCGCATCTTTGAACAAACTGGCACCTTGCTACAAGTAGCGGGTACTCATGGTCTTGAGATGGTTGGCATGGCAGATACGGGTGTTTCCAAGGCGGACGAATTAGACACTATCTCTCACTAATTTTTGCTGTATACTGTCGCATCGTGCAACACCATGTTGTGCGGTGCGCAGGGATTTTAAAGGGAGAGAGATGCCAGAAGAGATTATTAATGCTGTGGGTATAGACCCGCTATTAGAGTGCTTGGTGATTGTTGCCAAACTTCACGGAAAACCTTTTAGTGCTGAATCGCTTATCGAAGGGCTACCTACCGCCAAAGGGCGTGCTGAGCCGGAGCTTTTTTCTATTCACGGCGCTAAAGCTAACTTTTCTCGCGCCGCGGCGCGTGCGGGATTTACCTCCAAGGTTGTTAAGCGCGAACTAAAACAAATCCCTGCCCTTGTACTGCCTTGTATTTTGATGCTCAAAGACAAGCAAGCCTGCATTCTAGATGCGTTTGATGCCAACAAAACCCACGCACGTATCATTGTTCCTGAGTGCGGCGAGGGCGAAACATGGGTGCGTGTAGAGGATTTAGAAAAAGAGTATTTGGGCTTTGCCTTTTACCTCAAACGCATTTACCTTCAATCCGAACGCAAAGACGACGTGCTTGAACAGCGAGAATCCAAACACTGGTTTTGGGGAACACTATGGCGCTCACGCAAGCTCTATAAGGACGTTTTATTAGCATCTTTAGTTGTCAATTTTTTTGTACTTGCTAGTCCCTTATTTGTCATGAACGTTTATGACAGGGTCGTGCCCAACAATGCCGTTGAGACTCTTTGGGTTATGGCCATTGGGGTAGCGGTAGTCTATCTCCTTGATACGGTACTCAAATTTTTACGCGCCTATTTCTTGGAAGTGGCAGGTAAAAAAAGTGATATTATCATGTCTTCCATGATTTTTGAAAAGGTCATGGCGCTCACCATGGGTGTGTGGCCAAAGTCCATTGGCTCTTTCGCGAACAACCTCAAAGAATTTGAATCCATTCGCTCTTTTTTTACCTCCGCCACGGTGTCTACCATCATTGACCTACCCTTTGTGGTAATTTTTATTGTGGTGATTTATTTTATCGGCGGCTCTATTGTCGTGGTTCCTTTGGTGGTCATGCTCTTGCTCCTTGGGTATGCACTGTCCATTAGACAATCCCTTAGTAAAAGTATCGAAAGCGCCTATAAAGCCGCGGCACAAAAAAATGCTATTTTAATTGAAAGCCTTAGCAACATCGAAATGATTAAAACTATGGGTGCCACAGGGCGTGCACAGTTTCAATGGGAAGAGGCTTCGGGGGAGATTGCGCAAAAAGGGCTAAAAACTCGCATTATTTCAAATTCTATTTCCACTATTACTGCTCTTTTGGTGCAACTCAACACCGTTGCAGTGGTAGTGTATGGGGTATATCTGATTCAAGATTTAAGTCTGACCATGGGGGGATTAATTGCAACGGTCATTCTCTCTTCCCGCGCTATTTCACCCCTTGGGCAAATTGCCTCACTAATGGCGAATTACCAACACACCAAAACGGCTTTAACCTCCCTTAATGACATCATGGCGCTTCCTGTGGATAGGCCTCACGGAAGAGAGTACATCAATCGAGAGAAATTTGAAGGGAAAATTGAATTCAAAAACGTCACCTTTACCTACCCAGGAGCCTTGAAACCTGCCCTTGAAAATGTCAGTTTTGTCATTCAACCCAAGGAGCGTGTTGGTATTGTAGGAAGAATTGGGTCTGGAAAAACCACTCTTGAAAAACTGATTCTTGGGCTATATCAACCAAGCTCGGGGAGTATTTTAATTGACGATATTGATATCAGTCAAATCGACCCTGCGGATTTGCGCACCCATATTAGCTACGTTTCCCAAGACATTGTGCTTGCCAATGGCACCGTCAAAGACAACATTGCCTATAAAGCGCCCTACGCTACCGATGAAGAGATTTTAGAAGCAGCCAAGCTAGCGGGCGTAGAAGAATTCATCCGCCAAAACCCGCAAGGATACGAGATGGAAGTGGGCGAACGCGGTGCTGCCCTTTCAGGAGGTCAGCGCCAAAGCATCGCTATTGCTAGAGCGTTTTTGCTCGATGCGCCTATCGTACTTTTAGATGAGCCAACAAACTCCATCGACAACACCATGGAGGCAAAAATTAGAACCCATTTTGCCCGTAAATTTGAAAATAAAACCATCATGCTAATTACTCACAAAACAGCACTCCTTCCTCTTGTAGATAGGCTTATCATTCTCGATAATGGCAAAATTGTCTTGGACGGCCCACGTGATAATGTCTTAAAACAACTCCAAGGAAATGGAGGCGCCCGTGTTTGAGAAACTTCCTAAAATCGACCCTCACGCCGTGCGCTCTGTCTCTAAAAAACAGAGTTATTCTCCCCAAGATTTAGCATACATGAGAAGCCTCAGTGCAGCAGTCTTAGAGAAGTCCACCCTTAGTAGCCGTTTGATTTTGTGGACAATCGCCCTTTCGGTTGCTTGGCTTGTCTTATGGGCAAGTTACGCTTCTGTGGATGAAATAGCACGCGGAGAAGGCAGGGTTATTCCTTCAAGCCGCGTCCAAGTGGTGCAAAACCTCGAAGGAGGCATCGTCGAAGAACTTTACGTGCGCGAAGGGGACAACGTCCAACGCGGCCAACCCCTTCTTAAGATTCAAGACATTCGTTTTGTGAGCTCTTTTCAAGAAAACCGCCTACGCATCCAAGAACTCAAAGCCAAAACCATCCGTTTGTACGCAGAAGCCAATGGTTTGGATTTTGACAGTGCCCCTAGAGACCAAACGCTAGACTCTTCTTTTTTGGACGAAGAAAAAAGCCTCTTTTTAAGCAATAAAATCCAACTTGAAAATGCCATCGAAATCATCAACAGCCAACTGCGCCAACGCACTAGCGAGCTCACTGAAATACGTGCGCGCATTCGTCAGCTCACCCGTAGCCTAAGTCTTCTTAAAGAGGAAATCACCCTCAAAGAACCCATGGTTAAACAAGGAGTTGTGCCTGCGGTGGAGCTATTGCAATTACGCCGCCAGCTCAATGATGCCGAAGGAAGCCTAGAGAGCGCCAAGCTTTCTGTGCCACGCATCGAATCCTCCATTGAAGAGACCCGCGGCAAAATCCAAGACACCGTTCTTGCCTTTCGCAACAAAGCCAAAGAGCAGTTCAACGAAGTTTCTGCCGAACTCATGCTCACTCAGCAATCCATCGGTGCCCTTACTGACCGCGTAGACAGAGCCATCGTGCGTGCACCTGTAAGTGGTACGGTTAAGCAGCTCTTTACCAATACTGTGGGCGGGGTAGTAAAGCCGGGTATGGACATCATGGAAATCGTACCCATTGATGACGCACTGCTTGTGGAAGTGAAAGTCAAACCCTCCGACATCGCTTTCATCCAACTCGACCAACCTGCAACGGTCAAATTTACCGCCTATGATTTTTCCATCTACGGCGGCCTAACAGGTCACGTGAGCCAAATCGGCGCAGACACTATCACTGACGAAAAAGGCAATACCTACTATGTGGCGATGATTAAAACCGACTCTACACACCTAAGTTCTGCTAATGAGATTTTACATATTAAAGTTGGAATGGTAGCCAGTGTTGACATTATCACAGGCAAAAAAACAGTCTTGGACTTTTTACTCAAACCCATCCTCAAAGCCAAACACAATGCCTTACGGGAGCGTTAATTATGATACTTTGTTGCGTCACTTACCCCACTATTTTTGCCCATTGGAAAGCAGCCATTGAAACAGAAAATCCTTTACATGTAAAGGATTTTTCAACATTACTTGAAACCCTCAACACCTCCTCTTCGATGATTCTACTCGTCCATGGAGAATTTTTTGGAGAAACCCCTTTGGTTTCGGGTATTTTGCAACTGCGCACCCATGCCCCAAGAACACGCATTATGGTCTTAGAAGATACCCCTACCTTTGAAGAGGGCAAGCCTCTTTTGCGCCTGGGTATTTTTGGCTATGCCAATGCAAGACTCTCAGCTGCCCATTTACAACAAGCACTTATGCTTATTAGAGATGGGAATATTTGGCTCTATCCTGAATTTTTACTCCAAATGATTCAAGGGCTTCCCCAAACCGACTCTTCGGATTTTCTCACCCAGCGCCTCACAAAGCGAGAATACGAGATTGCTACCCTTGTAGCCCAAGGACGTTCCAACAAAGAGATTGCCAAAATCTCTTTTATCACCGAACACACCGTTAAGGTGCATTTACGTACTATCTTTGAAAAATTGGGTATTCACGATAGGCTCTCTCTGGCGCTAATGTTTCGCTAAAACTAAATTTGACACAAAAATACCACTAAAGAGGAATACCCCTCCTCTCTCCTTTGTCCTATACTGTTCATAGTTAAAAATATCTACACAAAGGATCTACCATGGCAACAGTCGTCGGATTTGTGACACAGATCACAGGAGTCGTAAGAGCAGTTTCAGCGGATGGAACCGTTCGTGTTTTGGTCATGGGAGATCCTGTCCATGCCAACGAAACCCTTGAAACCGTAGGACAAAACAGTGGTGTTAGCGTGCTTTTTGAAGACGGACGCCAAATTGCAATGCAAGGCCAAGAAACTTCTTTGCTAGATGATTCTGTTTACAATGGTCAAGGTTACGCCGAATCTGAAGTACAAGCTATTCAAGAAGCTCTAGCCCAAGGTCAAACCCTTGAAGAAGCTGCCGCAGGTGAAGAAGGCCCAGCGAGTGATGGTGGTTCTGGCGATATCTTTGTCGCTGAGCGTACAGGAGATTTGGGCGATATAGGCTCCTATATTCTCCCTACTGATTTTGCTACCTCACAAGTTGAAGAAGGGGCGGAAGATGGTCTTATCAACGTCGCTCCTACGGTGTTTGATGTAAGTGCTGTGCAAATCGAAGTGCTTGATGGCCAAAACGTCATCTCCGGACAACTCCTTGTCACCGACACAAACCCCAACGATACCCACGAATTTTTTGCTGTTGAAGACTCCTTAAATGTCACCACGCCTGATGGGGTTGCCATTGAGGGTCTTACTTTTGTCCTTAATCTTGATGGCAGTTACACCATCACTGGCGATTTTAACGCTTTGGCTGTTGGCGAAGAAGCTGTTGTAACCTTTCAATACTTTGCCGTCGATAACTTTGATGCTGTCTCCCAAACAGCTACGTTTACCCTAACCATAACAGGCACCAATGACCAGCCTGTGGTGAGTGATGTCAACGCAAATGGCGGCACTTTCTCTTGGTTGATAGGCGGAATTGGCAACGAAGACCAAGGTGAAAATGAAGGTCAAGGTGATTATCCATCGCTTTTAGCAGTACAATCCAATGTCGATCTTGAAACATTGAATGCCTTTATCAGCACAGGTGAAGGCTCAACAACTATTCAGGAATATTTTACCCAAGAACAAGGGTATGACCCATACGATGGCTCCGCACTCAAACTCACCCTTGGTGTCAGTGCAGGAGAAACCGTTGTGTTTAACTGGACGTTTTTTGATGCTGAGGGAGGCGAAGGGGAAAATACAACAGATTTTAATGATTTTTCTTTTGTTGTCATCAACGGTGAAATTATTTATCCTTTGGCAAACTCTGCTCAAGAAGGCAACCAAAACAACGGCACCTTTAGCTACACCTTTAGTGAGGGCGGAACGCATGAGATTGTTTTTGGTGTCATGAACGATGAAGACAGTGCCGTTAGCTCAAGTTTACAAGTCACACACGTCTCTGGTGGAGAGATTATTGACGCTCAAACTGCAGGACATGTTGAAACGCTCGAAGGAAGCAACCTTGTCCACGAATCTGCTGACCCTCAATCAGACACAGAAGACGTATATACAACCTTTGAAGGCACCCTTCCTGCCGTGCAAGATGACGACACAAACGACACCCACACTTACGAGGCAGTAGAAGAATCTTTACATGTAAACAATGAACTTGTTACTGACCTCACCGTTACCGTCAACGCAGATGGCACTTACAGCATCCAAGGCAACTTCAATGCCCTAGCCGCAGGCGAAACCGCCACCGTAACCTTTCAGTACGTTGCCAATGACGGTCGTGGGTTTGATGGCACTGATGGCATCAACGAAAGCTCTATCAGCGAGCCCGCCACAGTAACTCTTACCATCACAGGTACGAATGACCGCCCCGTGGTTGAAGATGTAAGCGATACACAAAACGAAGCCTTAAACGGTCTTAACACTTTCGCAGGAACCCTTGTTGCAAGTGATGAAGATGCGACCGATACACACACTTACGCCTTAGTAGAAGAGAGTGCCACTATCGACAACGAACTCATTACAGAATACAGTGTAGAGGTAAACGAAGATGGCACTTATAGTGTCAGTGGCGACTTCAATGCTTTAGCTACAGGCGAAAGTGCAACCATCACATTTCAATACACCGCCACAGACAGCAGCAGCACGCAAGCCAATGGCGAATCAGACACCTCTGCTCCCGCAACAGTAACACTGGTGGTCACTGGAACAAACGACCAACCTGTAGTTGAGGATGTTACCGCTGTGGTGACAGAAGCATCTTTGCTTGACACGCCACGAGAAGACTCCCGTTATGAGGGACAACTAAGCGCATCTGATGCTGATGCTAGTGACACCCACACCTTTAGCATTGACAGTGGCACGTACCGCGTCAGTATTACTACAGTAGATAGCCAGGGTGCTGAAACTGTCACGACACTTGCTCCATGGGCTGTAAGTATTTTGATGCTTACTAATCAACTCTCCATTGATCTCAACGCCGAAACAGGCGAATACAGTGTTTATAGTACATGGTTTAACACACTTGGTGCCAACCAAAGCATGAGTGTCTCCTTTGATTACCGTGCCAACGATGGTCAAGGCTTTAGCGGTGACTCGGCTCATGAAAACTCCTTGAGCGAAGCAGCAACTGCAACCCTTGTGGTTCAAGGCACCAATGACCAACCTGTTGCATTCCCAGACAATGTTAGCGCATGGGAAGCCTTTTTGGCCAATACGCCTAGCGAAGATGCGATGTTTGCAGGAAGATTGCCTTTTGCTCTCGATGAAGACACACTGGATAACTTCGACCTTACTTATGTTGGCGTTGATGCAGACGAAAATGGAGTGATTGACACAACCACCACAGGACCAGTTGATGATGCCGGTGCTCCCGTGGTAGACCCATCACAAACCGTTGTAACCATTAACCCTGATGGCACTTACAGTGTTGTCAACCCCACTTTCAATGGCCTTGCCGCTGGAGAAAGCGCAACAGTCACATTCCAGTACTACGTCAATGATGGCTCGGGTGCGGTAGCGGGCGCCAACCCACACGAATCTCCTGATAGCGAACCTCAAACCATCACACTTACCATCCGTGGCACCAATGACCGCCCCGTGGTTGAAACCATTAGTGATGAAGAAAACGAGGCCCTTGAGGGCACCAACACGTTCACGGGAACCCTTACCGCGACCGACGAAGATGTCAACGACACACATACTTTCCACTTGCGCCACAACTCCGTCAATTCTGACAATCCACTTGTGACTGGCCTAAGTGTGATCCTCGCGCCCAATGGCGAATACAGCGTCAGTGGTGATTTCAACGCTTTAGCCGTCGGCGAGAGTGCGACCATCACATTCCAATACCGTGCAAATGACGGTTCTGGCTCTCCCCTTTGGGATGAATCACGCTATTCTAGCTACGAAACTGTAACATTAACCGTTACAGGCACCAATGATGCGCCTGTGATTTCTGAACAATCTGTCACCTCAGGTGACGCAAAAGAAGCAGGCGTTGTGACCGATGAGGGCATAACTACACCTGTCGCAGCTGTACAAGCCACTGGTACTTTGGTGGCAACCGATGTGGACAATGGCGCTACATTGACATGGACGGGTGATGACGCAGGTACATACGGAAACTTTGCGATTGACGCAACAACGGGCGAATGGACTTATACCATTGATAGCACACCTGGCTCACTTGCAGACCAACTCGCCCAAGGTGAAACCAAGACAGAAACCTTTACCGCAACCGTCACGGACGAACACGGTGCGACCGATATCCAAACGGTAACCATTACCGTTACGGGTACCAATGACGCACCAATAGCTGAACTTCAAGACGACCTCAACGCCGTTGAAGATGGCACCCTTATCACAGGACAACTTGTCGCCAACGACATCGACAACGATGATAATGCGGCCACATTAACCTACACTCTCGTAGGCGACGCACCTGCTGGCTTTGTACTCAACAGCGACGGTAGCTACAGCTTCGACCCTTCCGATGACGCGTACCAATCCCTTGGCGTTAACGAGACTGCCGATGTCACCTTTACGTGGATTGCCACCGACAGGCACGGAGCCTCCTCTGAACCCCAGGAAGTTACCATTACCGTCACAGGAGTCAACGATGCGCCCGTGGCAACGGATGATGGCAAGCCAAACTTTACCTTCGGCGCTCTTTCTGGCAGTTACTACGCTGTTGATAGCGAACACAATGGCCTAGAGGGCAGCACATACAATAACAACAATAGTTACCTTATTGACAACCTCACTGAATTCAAACACATCGTTGCCACCACCGACCCTGCTGCGACCTTTGAAGCGACAAAAGTATGGTACGGTTATGGCAACAGCAATGGTGTTTCAACAGGCAACAGCCTAGAGGCGTTTTTAAATCACGATGGCGCGTCCCTCAACTACACCGATGGACAAACCAACACCCCTGAGGGCGGCGTACACATCAGCGGAAGCGTATACATCAAAGCAGGTACCTATAACTTTAAAGTTCTTGCGGATGATGGCTACGAAATCCTCGTTAATGGCGAAAGTGTTGCCAAGTACAACAACAACCAAAGCCCATCAACCCGAACCCACGATGCATTTACTATCGACGCAGACGGCTGGTACGACATCGAAATGTACTGGTGGGACCAAGGCGGCGAGTATGTCTTCAAACCTGAAATCAGTGCCGATGGCGGACTAACCTACACAGCGCTTTCCAACGAAGGCACTTATGTTACGCCTGAAGATACAGCCTTTACTTTCCAACCCGAAGAGTTGCTTGCCAACGACTTTGACATCGACGGCGACACGCTTACTATTATCAGTGTAAGCAATGCGGTTAATGGCACCGTTGAACTCAACGAAGACGGCACCATCACTTTTACGCCCGCAGAAAACTTCAACGGCATCGCCACTTTTGAGTACACCATCTCTGATGGTAATGGCGGCGAAGACAGCGCGACCGTAACTTTACATGTAAGCCCTGTAAACGACGCGCCAGTGGCTGTGGATGACGCTCTTGAAACAAGCAAAGATATACCACTTATCATCCCTGTAGCTGACTTACTGGAAAATGACAGCGATGTAGACGGTGACACACTAAGCATCATCAGTGTTGGCGACGCGACCAATGGTACTGTTACTCTTAATGGAGATGGCACCATCACCTTTACACCAACAGGTGGTTTTAGTGGGGATGCAACCTTTACCTACACTGTTTCTGATGGCAACGGTGGCACAGATACCGCAACCGTCACCATTACAATTGACCCAGGCAACAGCGACCCAACTATCACGGTCACTACAGGCAACCCTGAGAATGCCAACGACACTGTATCTGAATCAGGTCTTGCAATCGGCTCAAACCCATCGGCAGCAGCTATTGTTGCTACTGGTGTCTTCTCCATCGCCGATGCAGACGGACTGGACGACATCACCTCCATCACCCTTGCAGGAACCCAGTTTACTGTTAACGCGTCCGATGGTTTTGCTGGCATCGTAGGAGAAAGTGCTGATACCCAATACGGCACCGTGACCGTCACAAGTTACAATGGCAATGGCAACTTTAGCTACACCTACGAGCTAAGCGACCCTGCAACCAATGACGCACCACCTGCACCAACCCACGTAGGCGCACAAGACAGTTTTACAGTTGTTGTTTCTGACGGGGAAGCCTCAGCGGAAGCAACCATCACCATTGACATTACCGATGATACACCACAAAGCTTTAGTAATGAAGCGACCTTAAGTGTTGCTGCAAGCGAAGTACTAGTGGGTGGTTTTGCTGCGGGCTGGGTTAATGTTGACACAACAGGCAACAGCTACACAGGAACCAATCTAGACACAGATGCATATAAAGACAAAATCGAATGGGGAGACCCTGTTAATCCTGGGCAAAGATCTGGGTATGTGTTCACGGACAACGAAGCTTTGCGCTCCAACAATGGTGTGGAAATCGATACAGAATTCACACTTGGAACTTTTATACACAATAACTTCAAAACATGGTCTGGCACCTCTACATTAGAATCAGCCGACCTTGAGGTGAAGTTTATGGTCACTATCAATGGCCAAAGCCACCTCATCACACACACTATTCAGTTTGAACACGAAGAAACTCCTAACAATGACGTTGACCCACTGGAAGATGCAGATGTTGTGACTATTAAAAACGCAACATTCCAAACAGAGATTAACGGTCAAACCTACACCTTTAGTATTCTTGGTTTTGTGGATGGAAGCGGCAACCCTGTCACCACCGTACACACCCTTGAAAACCAAGCCAATTCCTTTGAGTTGGTCGCTAAAATCTCCTCTACTGACGCCTTACCCACTGTTTCAGACAGTGTTGGGCACGTTGGCTCAGACTGGGGTGCAGATGGCGCAGCTAGTGCACAAAGCATCACATGGGAAAATGAGGGAAGCACCATCGAAAGCGGTGCCATCCAAGGCACTTACGGCACATTGACTGTGGATGCAAATGGCAACTACACCTACACTCTTGACCGCGATGTAAAAGACAGTATGGACGCGGATGAAACCTTAACTGAGGAGTTTACCTATTATCTCACCGACGGAGATGGTGACCCTGTGGCTTCCACACTCACCGTTACTATCAACGGCCAAGCCACGCTGGACGCGATTGATAACCTTGCCGCAGTGACCATTGACGAGGTCGCTATTGCTCCTGCACCGACAACCGAAGAGGTATTAGACACATTTAAACTTCAAGGTTCAAGCAATAGTTACAACAACCGTACGCTCACCAAAACAGAGCAGTTTAGTATTGAAGAGGACGCAACAGGCAACCTTAACTTCAGTGTGGACGTGACCACCGTTGGGGGCGGCACAAAAGCAACCTATAGTTGGACGCTCTTTGAGATTGTTGATGGTGTTAAAACTGCCATCAATGGTA is a genomic window of Sulfurospirillum tamanense containing:
- a CDS encoding BapA/Bap/LapF family large adhesin; protein product: MATVVGFVTQITGVVRAVSADGTVRVLVMGDPVHANETLETVGQNSGVSVLFEDGRQIAMQGQETSLLDDSVYNGQGYAESEVQAIQEALAQGQTLEEAAAGEEGPASDGGSGDIFVAERTGDLGDIGSYILPTDFATSQVEEGAEDGLINVAPTVFDVSAVQIEVLDGQNVISGQLLVTDTNPNDTHEFFAVEDSLNVTTPDGVAIEGLTFVLNLDGSYTITGDFNALAVGEEAVVTFQYFAVDNFDAVSQTATFTLTITGTNDQPVVSDVNANGGTFSWLIGGIGNEDQGENEGQGDYPSLLAVQSNVDLETLNAFISTGEGSTTIQEYFTQEQGYDPYDGSALKLTLGVSAGETVVFNWTFFDAEGGEGENTTDFNDFSFVVINGEIIYPLANSAQEGNQNNGTFSYTFSEGGTHEIVFGVMNDEDSAVSSSLQVTHVSGGEIIDAQTAGHVETLEGSNLVHESADPQSDTEDVYTTFEGTLPAVQDDDTNDTHTYEAVEESLHVNNELVTDLTVTVNADGTYSIQGNFNALAAGETATVTFQYVANDGRGFDGTDGINESSISEPATVTLTITGTNDRPVVEDVSDTQNEALNGLNTFAGTLVASDEDATDTHTYALVEESATIDNELITEYSVEVNEDGTYSVSGDFNALATGESATITFQYTATDSSSTQANGESDTSAPATVTLVVTGTNDQPVVEDVTAVVTEASLLDTPREDSRYEGQLSASDADASDTHTFSIDSGTYRVSITTVDSQGAETVTTLAPWAVSILMLTNQLSIDLNAETGEYSVYSTWFNTLGANQSMSVSFDYRANDGQGFSGDSAHENSLSEAATATLVVQGTNDQPVAFPDNVSAWEAFLANTPSEDAMFAGRLPFALDEDTLDNFDLTYVGVDADENGVIDTTTTGPVDDAGAPVVDPSQTVVTINPDGTYSVVNPTFNGLAAGESATVTFQYYVNDGSGAVAGANPHESPDSEPQTITLTIRGTNDRPVVETISDEENEALEGTNTFTGTLTATDEDVNDTHTFHLRHNSVNSDNPLVTGLSVILAPNGEYSVSGDFNALAVGESATITFQYRANDGSGSPLWDESRYSSYETVTLTVTGTNDAPVISEQSVTSGDAKEAGVVTDEGITTPVAAVQATGTLVATDVDNGATLTWTGDDAGTYGNFAIDATTGEWTYTIDSTPGSLADQLAQGETKTETFTATVTDEHGATDIQTVTITVTGTNDAPIAELQDDLNAVEDGTLITGQLVANDIDNDDNAATLTYTLVGDAPAGFVLNSDGSYSFDPSDDAYQSLGVNETADVTFTWIATDRHGASSEPQEVTITVTGVNDAPVATDDGKPNFTFGALSGSYYAVDSEHNGLEGSTYNNNNSYLIDNLTEFKHIVATTDPAATFEATKVWYGYGNSNGVSTGNSLEAFLNHDGASLNYTDGQTNTPEGGVHISGSVYIKAGTYNFKVLADDGYEILVNGESVAKYNNNQSPSTRTHDAFTIDADGWYDIEMYWWDQGGEYVFKPEISADGGLTYTALSNEGTYVTPEDTAFTFQPEELLANDFDIDGDTLTIISVSNAVNGTVELNEDGTITFTPAENFNGIATFEYTISDGNGGEDSATVTLHVSPVNDAPVAVDDALETSKDIPLIIPVADLLENDSDVDGDTLSIISVGDATNGTVTLNGDGTITFTPTGGFSGDATFTYTVSDGNGGTDTATVTITIDPGNSDPTITVTTGNPENANDTVSESGLAIGSNPSAAAIVATGVFSIADADGLDDITSITLAGTQFTVNASDGFAGIVGESADTQYGTVTVTSYNGNGNFSYTYELSDPATNDAPPAPTHVGAQDSFTVVVSDGEASAEATITIDITDDTPQSFSNEATLSVAASEVLVGGFAAGWVNVDTTGNSYTGTNLDTDAYKDKIEWGDPVNPGQRSGYVFTDNEALRSNNGVEIDTEFTLGTFIHNNFKTWSGTSTLESADLEVKFMVTINGQSHLITHTIQFEHEETPNNDVDPLEDADVVTIKNATFQTEINGQTYTFSILGFVDGSGNPVTTVHTLENQANSFELVAKISSTDALPTVSDSVGHVGSDWGADGAASAQSITWENEGSTIESGAIQGTYGTLTVDANGNYTYTLDRDVKDSMDADETLTEEFTYYLTDGDGDPVASTLTVTINGQATLDAIDNLAAVTIDEVAIAPAPTTEEVLDTFKLQGSSNSYNNRTLTKTEQFSIEEDATGNLNFSVDVTTVGGGTKATYSWTLFEIVDGVKTAINGSGATLNSDGSIAVSGLDAGDYEISITTNVHGRSGNWFWGYDYPSVEVSDVDLIVQPASYTETQATDVSGNILSDDMLGSVNTTLSIFTEGDFEAASGSGTTVAGEYGTLTIFANGDYTYTPIASLNNVGQVESFTYQLTHPSGATDKATLDIRLDSTTLNVVWGGEGELTGTTGDDILVPTLESTLIDGGDGLDTLVLSEDIDLSNVHNIEILKLDTDTPISLTAEDVFNLTDENNVLIVSGEGDVQIAVDGLDDNEVWTKNDAASTPEQSVYEAVYNGSDITLIIDQTVDTDIL